A single region of the Tigriopus californicus strain San Diego chromosome 8, Tcal_SD_v2.1, whole genome shotgun sequence genome encodes:
- the LOC131885269 gene encoding uncharacterized protein LOC131885269 isoform X2, translating to MPPPPTTTTTTTTKAPCQSLLAPPPTPPPCPNRITTPAPYDPPCARREYNRNFRSQNNQYQARPHLELQDTVNALEGHNLQTMLKGQPITTTIRTIHMEPARSVQQVRSNFGQPGQPKREETAGKSQWLQEGSAISAPPPRSAPTLLLYKSFFKNDNVGHSRNETERSPKNALQRRGRTTGRRGRSHHSRRQ from the exons ATGCCACCACCTCCAACGACGACAACTACGACTACGACAAAAGCTCCATGCCAATCTCTCCTAGCCCCACCTCCTACGCCGCCTCCTTGTCCGAATCGAATTACAACGCCCGCCCCGTATGATCCACCTTGTGCTCGAAGAGAGTACAACAGGAATTTTCGATCTCAAAATAACCAATACCAAGCCAGACCACACCTTGAGCTGCAAGACACCGTGAACGCTTTGGAAGGACACAACCTGCAGACCATGCTCAAAGGCCAACCAATAACGACGACGATCAGAACCATTCACATGGAACCAGCAA GATCTGTGCAACAAGTGAGGTCTAATTTCGGTCAACCTGGTCAACCCAAAAGAGAAGAAACAGCCGGAAAATCTCAATGGCTTCAAGAAGGATCTGCAATAAGCGCTCCTCCACCCAGATCGGCTCCGACCTTGCTCTTGTACAAGTCATTCTTTAAGAATGATAACGTGGGTCACTCTCGAAATGAGACGGAGAGAAGTCCCAAGAATGCGCTTCAACGTCGGGGAAGGACTACTGGCAGACGAGGGAGAAGTCACCATTCAAGGAGACAGTAA
- the LOC131885261 gene encoding solute carrier family 22 member 15-like, translating into MCDKCKYKESDSASQYAANRVSVVTQTIGHIGRWQLEKVALLGFIFVPFSWHVMAYPLLSQEKAYWCSQDPFQGEDIDDACQSVTEDFCHDWDFEEGHGITLQEDFDLVCHNAHLLSLRQIIFFLGMLVGCLVTGYFSDTFGRKASMLALIVVWNSVAFFHLFAHDFRILLVLQFLLAFASNSAWTISWVWIMEVVSGKWKIILGCGTFIYWILGYVSIPIIVWLFPNWRDAWMAMFVPTPFLLLYCFVIPESPVWLLSNGREDEAKVILQTAALKNGRSPISEKRWQKLMQDNDLAATDNDRDFEAGDDTSFSSSSSSTSSSTPSGLVSLVKTPNIRKRSLILFAIWFVCSLTYYGLSLNSGSIGGDINITFTFYGLVELPSIFISILSLLTAGRRIPLILFMLGAGLSCIGAASIPSGYFTGNWPSTALGVMGKFCVSSCFHVLFVYSSEIYATPARNTGVSMCSLFARAGGMIAPFVEQLRVLNPFLPVAVFGCCAIIAAFAASFLPETKNKVLPQTIEESESFGDTDTLWNVLSNFNNESCQSFLEHGEGCSSNDTI; encoded by the coding sequence ATGTGCGACAAGTGTAAATACAAAGAGAGCGACAGCGCCTCACAATATGCAGCCAATCGCGTTTCGGTAGTGACCCAAACCATCGGACATATCGGCAGATGGCAACTGGAGAAAGTGGCGCTCCTCGGGTTCATATTCgtgccgttctcttggcacGTCATGGCCTATCCATTACTATCCCAAGAAAAGGCTTATTGGTGCTCACAAGACCCATTTCAAGGAGAGGACATTGACGATGCTTGCCAAAGTGTGACCGAGGACTTTTGCCACGATTGGGACTTCGAGGAAGGACATGGGATCACCCTCCAAGAAGATTTTGACCTGGTCTGCCATAACGCTCACTTGCTGTCTCTTCGACagatcattttctttctggGCATGCTCGTGGGGTGTTTAGTAACAGGGTATTTTTCCGACACGTTCGGTCGAAAAGCGTCCATGCTTGCCCTGATTGTGGTTTGGAACAGCGTGGcatttttccacttgttcGCTCACGACTTCAGAATCTTGTTGGTCTTGCAATTTCTGTTGGCGTTTGCGAGTAATTCGGCTTGGACCATTTCGTGGGTCTGGATTATGGAAGTGGTGAGTGGGAAATGGAAAATCATTTTGGGCTGTGGTACCTTCATTTATTGGATCCTGGGTTACGTGTCCATCCCAATCATTGTGTGGTTGTTCCCTAACTGGCGAGACGCGTGGATGGCTATGTTCGTTCCCACGCCCTTTCTCCTACTGTATTGCTTTGTCATTCCGGAGAGCCCGGTTTGGCTACTTAGCAATGGCCGGGAAGACGAGGCCAAGGTCATCCTACAAACAGCGGCTCTCAAGAATGGACGATCCCCCATCAGTGAAAAGCGATGGCAAAAACTCATGCAGGATAACGACTTGGCCGCGACTGATAACGATAGGGATTTTGAGGCGGGCGATGATACGTCCTTCTCCTCCAGCTCCTCCTCTACATCGTCGAGCACGCCATCAGGATTGGTTTCCCTCGTCAAAACGCCAAACATCCGGAAGAGATCCCTCATTTTGTTCGCCATTTGGTTCGTGTGCTCTCTCACATACTATGGCCTCTCGCTCAATTCAGGAAGCATCGGCGGTGACATCAACATCACATTCACGTTCTACGGTCTCGTCGAGCTTCCGTCCATCTTCATATCAATACTGAGCCTCCTCACGGCAGGACGAAGAATACCCTTAATCCTATTCATGCTTGGGGCGGGTCTCAGCTGCATTGGAGCAGCCTCCATCCCCTCGGGGTACTTCACAGGGAATTGGCCATCAACAGCTTTGGGTGTCATGGGGAAATTCTGCGTTTCATCGTGTTTCCACGTGCTTTTTGTCTACTCATCCGAGATTTATGCCACACCGGCCAGAAATACGGGAGTGTCCATGTGCTCATTATTCGCACGAGCTGGAGGCATGATAGCCCCGTTTGTGGAACAACTGCGAGTGCTGAACCCGTTTCTGCCCGTGGCTGTGTTTGGTTGCTGTGCTATCATTGCTGCATTTGCTGCGTCATTCCTTCCGGAAACAAAGAATAAGGTTCTGCCGCAAACCATTGAGGAAAGCGAGAGCTTTGGAGATACCGACACACTTTGGAATGTGTTGTCCAATTTCAATAATGAAAGTTGTCAGAGCTTCCTGGAGCACGGCGAAGGATGCTCTTCTAACGACACGATCTAA
- the LOC131885269 gene encoding uncharacterized protein LOC131885269 isoform X1, with protein sequence MKGLHLFSLVFSVFCLGYICPRASANLRSSGAILYQEWIGVGWRRGSSGSFGRSKTNHRPHEDRSSRRSHGPTPRRCPIHQQYQSSHLGTAFVQPGSERPHGNDKSYFQATTPMPPPPTTTTTTTTKAPCQSLLAPPPTPPPCPNRITTPAPYDPPCARREYNRNFRSQNNQYQARPHLELQDTVNALEGHNLQTMLKGQPITTTIRTIHMEPARSVQQVRSNFGQPGQPKREETAGKSQWLQEGSAISAPPPRSAPTLLLYKSFFKNDNVGHSRNETERSPKNALQRRGRTTGRRGRSHHSRRQ encoded by the exons ATGAAAGGCTTACATTTGTTCTCTTTAgttttttccgttttttgcTTGGGATATATATGCCCAAGAGCGTCAGCCAACCTTCGCTCATCTGGAGCAATTCTATATCAAGAATGGATTGGCGTTGGATGGCGAAGAGGCTCGTCTGGCTCTTTTGGAAGATCAAAGACGAATCATCGCCCTCATGAGGACCGATCTTCGAGGCGATCCCATGGCCCTACCCCAAGGAGATGCCCCATACACCAACAATATCAATCCTCCCATTTGGGAACCGCATTTGTCCAACCAGGAAGTGAAAGGCCGCATGGCAATGACAAAAGTTACTTTCAAG CCACCACGCCCATGCCACCACCTCCAACGACGACAACTACGACTACGACAAAAGCTCCATGCCAATCTCTCCTAGCCCCACCTCCTACGCCGCCTCCTTGTCCGAATCGAATTACAACGCCCGCCCCGTATGATCCACCTTGTGCTCGAAGAGAGTACAACAGGAATTTTCGATCTCAAAATAACCAATACCAAGCCAGACCACACCTTGAGCTGCAAGACACCGTGAACGCTTTGGAAGGACACAACCTGCAGACCATGCTCAAAGGCCAACCAATAACGACGACGATCAGAACCATTCACATGGAACCAGCAA GATCTGTGCAACAAGTGAGGTCTAATTTCGGTCAACCTGGTCAACCCAAAAGAGAAGAAACAGCCGGAAAATCTCAATGGCTTCAAGAAGGATCTGCAATAAGCGCTCCTCCACCCAGATCGGCTCCGACCTTGCTCTTGTACAAGTCATTCTTTAAGAATGATAACGTGGGTCACTCTCGAAATGAGACGGAGAGAAGTCCCAAGAATGCGCTTCAACGTCGGGGAAGGACTACTGGCAGACGAGGGAGAAGTCACCATTCAAGGAGACAGTAA